The Chryseobacterium sp. LJ668 genome segment TAGGGGTTGTTACCGCTAAACATGAACCTGCTGTCACTTTTACAGTGTAATTGCCGGCAGCTACCGGAGTGTATGTATTGAAAGTTGCTCCGGGGATAAGAACGCCGTTCAGATACCATTGGTAAGTTTCGTAGCTGTCATCAACTTCAAGAATAATCCCAGGAACACAATCTCCTGTTTTTTTACTGATAATTGGAATAGAATTGAACCCTGCAAAATATCCACCATATCCGGCAGTACTATATCCGCCATTAATACCCGCTGTTACCGCTTTGGTAGACTGAATAGTAAGGTTTCCTGTCACATTCTCTAATCCATATGTTACCCATAATGGATTTCCAGTTAACGTATAAGGACCTTGTGCTGCAGTTGGCGCTACACCATTCACAGTCACAGTTGCTCCTGCTTCTGTTATAATATTTAGTTTTATACCTATTGCACCAGAAATACCGGGCATTTCGTTGATTTTTCCAATTTCGTCAATTTTTCTCGGTAAGAAGCAGTTTAACGGTGGTATGTAGTTAAAACCACAGGTAGCACTACTGTCGCCTACTGATACCAATTGGTATATATATACATTTTTTGATGTATTGACGAGCATGTTGTAATGGCCAGAAGTCCCCTGGGCAACATAGCTTGATCCTGGAATTCTATACCATTGTCCTTGATTTAATGTGGCAACTGCAGTTGTTGATCCATTTAAAAATACCTGCGTATTATCTTCAACTGCAATTACAATTGCGCCTTCTAAGTCTGAAGTGGTGGATCTGGTTCTTACCATAGCAAAAGTACTCCCTAGTCTTTCAGTAGGTACAGACTGATCCAAAATAGCATCAGATCCGGCACCAGTATTGTCACCGAAATTACCATTCACATTTCCGTTGGTTAGTGTAACAGGTTTAGTTGATACAATCTTAGCTCCCATAAAAGGAGCAGCGGTTCCGGCATTACCAGCATAAATAAAAGATTGTCCTTTATTCAGTGTAAAAGTATTGGTGTTTGAGGTAGGAGCACCATTAAAAAAGCTGATAGGAGTTGCTGGGTTCCATGTAACGGTTACCACTGTGTTATCTTCTGTTGCTAAGATCCCAGCGGTAAAATTATTGAAGGTAGCACTGGAGGGTGTATTAGCAACATAAAACTCTTTACCGATACCAGCTTTACCCTTACTTGTTACAATCTCTCCATGTGCACTTTGTGCCAATCTGAGTGTACAGTAAAAAGGCTTTGGACCTTTTAAATATAATCCTTTGTTTATTATACTGTAAACATCAGAAGTAGTATTTGTTGTGATGATGTCACTAGCTACTGCGTAGGTTATAGGTGCATTTTTAGCTACACTTACAGTGGTTAGCAAAGAATTATTACTGAATATTTGTACATCAAACGGAACAACCGAATCTGTAGACAAATATAAAGTATTGTTATATCCTGACGTTGTTGAATAATAAGGTGCTATCCAATGGTCTGTATCTCTCTGTGCGGAGAGAGAGCAGAACGTCATAAAAACTAATATAAAACTTAGTAGAAATCTTTTCATAATTATGGAATTAGGATTTCTACAAAATTAGAATAATATTTAATATATTCTTAATAAATGCTAAAGAAAATTTAAAACTTATTCTCTATTCTTAATTAAAAGCCACCCTGAATGTGAAACTGGTAATTTTGTATCAGGTTCAATCCATTTCAATATATACCAATAAGTGCCTGTTGAGAGGGTTCTTCCTTCTGATTTTCCATCCCAGATGTAATTTTTACCGGATGATTTATAAACAGCTGCACCATATCGATCTACCACTTCAATGCTTACATTTTGTTTTAATCTAAGGTCAGAATAGTTTAATACATCGTTATGACCGTCCCCATTTGGCGTGATGGCGTTCACCAGGTTAAGAATTAAAAATTCTTTTATGATAGGTCTGCACCCGTCTGCGCTCAAAACATACACGGTATGAGGGCCTCTCGTAAGACCGCTAAACGTATTTGAAGACTGATAATCAATTCCGTTTAAAGAATATTGATAGGGAGCGGTTCCACCCGATACATTAATTGTAGCGTTTGATCCCGTAACCTGAATACTTGTAATGGTAGGCGCCTGCGCCGTCGTTACATTGACGGTCTGTCTGTAAATACAGCCGTTGAATCCCAGATCGACATAATATATTCCGGCACCTACTGTAATGATCGGTGTTGTTTCGCCGGTGCTCCATAAATATGATGTAAAACCGGTTCCTGCATTCAAAACTGCTTTTTCATTAAGGCAGACCACCTGATCTTTTAAAATGTCAGATTTTTTACCGGATTTTAAAGTAATGGTTATAGTTCCTGTATTTGGACAGGCATTGCTGCTGGTAAACCTTATATAGTAGGTTCCTGACGTTGTAATAACTTGTTGTGCAGCAATTGCATTTGTTCCCGCCTGCGCATTAGCCAAAGTCGAATGGAATGTCAGCGTAACTGCAGGATCTGTCGTAAACTGGTTTTTATAATCGTTGAGGTTGACGGTTTCAGAGCCATTCAAATCATTATCACAAACCTGAGTATTGACAATAGCTGTAAGTAGTGTAATTTTATTTCCGATCGTAAAATTAATCTGTCCGAAAGCGGGCGGACAATTGTTATTGCTTTCTACCCTTACATATACAATTGTATTGGCAGTATACGTCCAGTTGGCAGGTAAAGTATTGTTGTTGCCGGCATTTGCATCGGCCTGATTTAAATAATATTTAACCGTAAAATTAGTCGAGTTTGTAACTATCTGAGGTGTTACAGAAGTAAAATTAACATTGATGATCCCGTCAAAATTATCATCGCAAATATTTGCATTAAAATTTGACGTATTGATATTGGCAAGCGGATTCACCGTTAAGGTGATCTGTGCTGTTCTTGTACATCCGAACGGCGAAGTAACTCTTACATAAACATTAGACGCAGCTGAATTATAAACGGATGGTGTTGTAATGGGTATTGTATAAGCCGCATCAGAAAAATAAGTGACAACGGCACCGGGTGTTGTCGTTACGTTTGCTGTTGTTAAGTTGAAAGTACCATTCCCAAGAATGTTTGAACATGCTGTTAATGTCGCATTGTTAGCAACAATTGTATCTAAGCTCAGTGTTAATTTTGCAATTTGCGGACAAGCATTAGTACTTTGAAATCTGATGTAAAATGTTCTTACCGGTGCTACAGTTTGTGTAGCGTTGATGGCGTTAATTCCAGTCTGTGCATCTGACTGCGAGTTAAAATAAGTCAACGAAACTGCAGGGTCTGTCGTGAAGTTATTTTTAAAATTATCTAAAATTACAGTTTCCGTACCATCAGAATTATCATCACATAATAAGGTGCTGTAATCTTGCGTCAATAAAGAGATCTTAGCTCCGATGCTGAAATTGATCTGGCCAAAAGCTGCAGGACAGCCATTACTGGATTCTACTCTCACATAAACTGTTGTATTTGCAGTGTAAGACCAGTTTGTTGGAAGCGTATTAGCGTTTCCTGCTGTTGCATCTGCCTGTAGTAGATAGTATTTTACTGTAAAATTTGCAGAATTAGTGACAATTTGTGGTGAAATTGTAGTGAAATTGACATTGATGATTCCGTCAAAATTATCATCACAGAGATTTCCGTTAAAATTTGTGGTGGTAATGTTCGGTGCTGCATTTAATGATAAATTAATCTGAGCAACCTTTGAACATCCGTAAGTCGAAGTTACTTTGGCATAAACAATTCCTGCAGATGCGCTGTAAGAAGTCGGTGTCGTGATAGGCAGCGTTAAAGCGGCATCAGAGAAATAAGCGATAGCAATTCCGGGATCTGTAGTCACGATAGCTGAAGTTAAATTAAATATTCCTGTCGTTCCATTAGTCGTACAAGTTGTTATAGCAGTATTGGTAACCTGAAGGACATCAATATTTAAGATTACCTTAAAATATTCAAAGGCTGCAGGGTTACCGGTTCCTTCAATATAATAAGTGAAAGAATCTGTCACGTCCGCACTCAATCCGGGATTTGGAGTATAAGTAATTTGGCCGTTTGTTGGGTTTATAACCGCTGTACCAGATGTCGGAGCAATGCTGATACTTGTATTGGCAATAGAAATAGTTTGTGTAGAAGATGTAAATGCCGGACTGATTACTTTAGTATTGCAAGAACCTATATTTGAAGTTGTAGTAGAGATAGGCGGACAAACCGTGTAGCTGTAAACGTTGGTAAGTTTAGAGTCGCAATTATTCTTTGTAATAAGACACGTGTAATTTCCGGCACCGTAATTTTCAGGATTAATAAAATAAGTTGTAGCACCTGGAATAGGGTTGCCGTTCAAAAACCACTGGTAAGCATCATAGGTATTATCAACCTGAAGCAAAATACCGTTTAAACAGTCACCGGTTTTAGCAATACCGGGTACCGATGAAAATCCTGCAAAATATCCACCATATCCTACGGCACCGCTACCGCCAACAATACCTGCAGTCACCGATTTTGTAGAATTTACGGTAATATTTCCTGTGATATTGGGAATTGAGTAGGATACCCAATTTGCATTTCCGGTCACGGGATACGGGCCGTTTCCTGTTGCGATAGGGCCTCCGTTAAGAGTAACGATGGCACCGGTTTGGGTGATGATATTGAGTTTTGTATTGTAGGTCTGAAATCCTATTTGATTGATAAAACCTATTTCATCCACTTTGTTGGGCAAAAAACAGCTCAACGGCGGGATATAATTAAACCCGCCTGTAGCATAAATGGATCCTGTAGCCACACCTGCCAGCAATTGATAAACATACATGTTTTTCGTGGAGGAAATAGCCATGTTAAAATTATTATTCCCTTGATTCACATAAGAAGCGCCGGGAACCATAAAATATTGTCCTGCATTCAGCGTAACTCCCGAAGGCGCTCCATTTACCGTGAATGTAGTATTATTTTCTGTCGCAAGTACCAAAATTGTTTCCATGCCGGAAGTGGCAGGTCCGTTGCCTTTTACCACTACAAAATCTTTCCCCAACCTGTCTACAGGTACAGCCTGATCCATCAGAATATCATTATTGGTAAAATTTTGATTGGTATAAATTGCATTAAAATTCCCGTTGGTAACAGAAACTGGTTTTGTAGATTCTATTTTTGCCCCGACAAGACCTGCTAAATTATTAGGTGAATCGCTGCTTACAACATCCATTACATAAGATTGTCCTCTGTTTAGAGTAAATGTTTTGTTGGGTGTAGAAGTACCGTCAGAAAAAATAACATTGGGGTCATACCCTGAAACTACAACCGATGTATTGTCTTCAGTTGCAGTAACACCGATAGTAGAATTAATGTAAAAATTACTTCCTGTATTGGGTGCCATTGCCGCATAGAACTTGGTGCCTAAACCTGCAAGACCTTTTGATGTGATGATCTCTGCGTGATTGTCTACCGAAAATCTATAGTTGGCAAAGAATTTTTTTGGACCTTTTACATACATACCCATGGATGAGGGCGTAAAGAGATCTGCCTGGTTTACCGCCATAAGAAAATATTCGGGAATATTTACCTGTACGGGGTTTCCTTTACTTACCTGTACCGTTGTGTACAGTGTATTATTGTTATAGATCTGCACCGAAAAAGGTGCGGTCTCATTGGTAGATAAATATAAAAAGCTCTGCAGATTATTTGTTCCGGCTTTTGCGGCCATAGGAGCAAACCAGTGATCAGTATCTAATTGTGCGTTGACAAGTAAACAAAGAAAAGTACAAATACTTAGTAAAAATTTTTTCATGCCTGAATTTCAAGGGCGACAAATTTAAGTATTAATAATCAAAATCTTATCTAATTTTTTTAACATTTTTTTAGAATTTTTAAAAGTATGAATTTTTTAAACTAAAGTTCATTTAATGTTCATCTTCGCAACAGGGAATAAACAAAAAAATCCCGGTGAATTTTTTCACCGGGATCATTTATTGTATAAAAAAACTGGTTAAGCTAAGCTTACTCTTACAAATCCTGTAATTTTCAAGTCTCCATTTACAGATTTCACGTAATCAGCAACAGAAACAGAACTATCTTTAATAAAATCCTGGTGTACCAAAGTATTGTCTTTGTAGAATCTCTGCATTTTACCTTTTAATATATTATCAATAATATTTGCAGGTTTACCTTCTTCAGTAAGTTTGTGTCTTTCGATTTCCAATTCTTTGTCGATTGTTTCCTGAGAAACCGAAGTTTCATCAAGAGCGATTGGGTTCATTGCAGCAGCCTGCATAGAAACAGCTTTAGCAGCCTCGTCAGCACCGTCTACTTTAGCAGAAAGTGAAGTAATTGCAGCAATTTTGTTTCCTGCGTGGATGTAAGCTCCCAGGAAAGGTCCTGTGATTCTTTCGAACGCACCGATCTCGATTTTCTCACCGATAACTCCTGTCTGCTCGATCAATTTCTCAGCAACAGTCATTCCGTGGAAATCTGTAGCTAATAATTCTTCTTTAGTTGCAGCGAAAATAGCCATTTCAGCAATTTCGTAAGCTAGCTCGATGAACGCTTCGTTTTTAGCAACAAAGTCAGTTTCACAGTTTAAAGAAATAATAGTACCTAAAGTATTATCTTCATTTACTCTAGCGATTACAGCACCTTCAGAAGAATCTCTGTCAGCTCTGTTGGCAGCTACTTTTTGTCCTTTTTTTCTAAGGATATCTACTGCTTTTTCGAAATCTCCTTCTGCTTCAACTAAAGCTTTCTTGCAGTCCATCATACCTGCACCTGTTTGGTTTCTCAATTTTGCTACGTCTGCAGCAGCTGGTGAATAAGACATAATATTTATTTATTTTTTATTTAAAATTATGATTAACTTTAATAGTTTATTTTAAAGATGTGCAAAGATAATGATTTTAATGATAAACTAAAAAATGACTTTTCACGTTATAGCATTATTTAATAAATTTTTAAAGGTTTCTACAGATGAAAAACATATTTCTAATCATATTCCTCCTCATTTTCAGTCTTGGTTTCTCTCAGAAGAAAAAAAAATCTAAAACTAAAGTTGTTGCCGAAAAAGAAACGGTCATTATCTATACAGAAACAGAAGCCGAAACTTCTAACGAACCAA includes the following:
- the tsf gene encoding translation elongation factor Ts, which produces MSYSPAAADVAKLRNQTGAGMMDCKKALVEAEGDFEKAVDILRKKGQKVAANRADRDSSEGAVIARVNEDNTLGTIISLNCETDFVAKNEAFIELAYEIAEMAIFAATKEELLATDFHGMTVAEKLIEQTGVIGEKIEIGAFERITGPFLGAYIHAGNKIAAITSLSAKVDGADEAAKAVSMQAAAMNPIALDETSVSQETIDKELEIERHKLTEEGKPANIIDNILKGKMQRFYKDNTLVHQDFIKDSSVSVADYVKSVNGDLKITGFVRVSLA
- a CDS encoding T9SS type B sorting domain-containing protein, producing the protein MKKFLLSICTFLCLLVNAQLDTDHWFAPMAAKAGTNNLQSFLYLSTNETAPFSVQIYNNNTLYTTVQVSKGNPVQVNIPEYFLMAVNQADLFTPSSMGMYVKGPKKFFANYRFSVDNHAEIITSKGLAGLGTKFYAAMAPNTGSNFYINSTIGVTATEDNTSVVVSGYDPNVIFSDGTSTPNKTFTLNRGQSYVMDVVSSDSPNNLAGLVGAKIESTKPVSVTNGNFNAIYTNQNFTNNDILMDQAVPVDRLGKDFVVVKGNGPATSGMETILVLATENNTTFTVNGAPSGVTLNAGQYFMVPGASYVNQGNNNFNMAISSTKNMYVYQLLAGVATGSIYATGGFNYIPPLSCFLPNKVDEIGFINQIGFQTYNTKLNIITQTGAIVTLNGGPIATGNGPYPVTGNANWVSYSIPNITGNITVNSTKSVTAGIVGGSGAVGYGGYFAGFSSVPGIAKTGDCLNGILLQVDNTYDAYQWFLNGNPIPGATTYFINPENYGAGNYTCLITKNNCDSKLTNVYSYTVCPPISTTTSNIGSCNTKVISPAFTSSTQTISIANTSISIAPTSGTAVINPTNGQITYTPNPGLSADVTDSFTYYIEGTGNPAAFEYFKVILNIDVLQVTNTAITTCTTNGTTGIFNLTSAIVTTDPGIAIAYFSDAALTLPITTPTSYSASAGIVYAKVTSTYGCSKVAQINLSLNAAPNITTTNFNGNLCDDNFDGIINVNFTTISPQIVTNSANFTVKYYLLQADATAGNANTLPTNWSYTANTTVYVRVESSNGCPAAFGQINFSIGAKISLLTQDYSTLLCDDNSDGTETVILDNFKNNFTTDPAVSLTYFNSQSDAQTGINAINATQTVAPVRTFYIRFQSTNACPQIAKLTLSLDTIVANNATLTACSNILGNGTFNLTTANVTTTPGAVVTYFSDAAYTIPITTPSVYNSAASNVYVRVTSPFGCTRTAQITLTVNPLANINTSNFNANICDDNFDGIINVNFTSVTPQIVTNSTNFTVKYYLNQADANAGNNNTLPANWTYTANTIVYVRVESNNNCPPAFGQINFTIGNKITLLTAIVNTQVCDNDLNGSETVNLNDYKNQFTTDPAVTLTFHSTLANAQAGTNAIAAQQVITTSGTYYIRFTSSNACPNTGTITITLKSGKKSDILKDQVVCLNEKAVLNAGTGFTSYLWSTGETTPIITVGAGIYYVDLGFNGCIYRQTVNVTTAQAPTITSIQVTGSNATINVSGGTAPYQYSLNGIDYQSSNTFSGLTRGPHTVYVLSADGCRPIIKEFLILNLVNAITPNGDGHNDVLNYSDLRLKQNVSIEVVDRYGAAVYKSSGKNYIWDGKSEGRTLSTGTYWYILKWIEPDTKLPVSHSGWLLIKNRE
- a CDS encoding T9SS type B sorting domain-containing protein, with the protein product MKRFLLSFILVFMTFCSLSAQRDTDHWIAPYYSTTSGYNNTLYLSTDSVVPFDVQIFSNNSLLTTVSVAKNAPITYAVASDIITTNTTSDVYSIINKGLYLKGPKPFYCTLRLAQSAHGEIVTSKGKAGIGKEFYVANTPSSATFNNFTAGILATEDNTVVTVTWNPATPISFFNGAPTSNTNTFTLNKGQSFIYAGNAGTAAPFMGAKIVSTKPVTLTNGNVNGNFGDNTGAGSDAILDQSVPTERLGSTFAMVRTRSTTSDLEGAIVIAVEDNTQVFLNGSTTAVATLNQGQWYRIPGSSYVAQGTSGHYNMLVNTSKNVYIYQLVSVGDSSATCGFNYIPPLNCFLPRKIDEIGKINEMPGISGAIGIKLNIITEAGATVTVNGVAPTAAQGPYTLTGNPLWVTYGLENVTGNLTIQSTKAVTAGINGGYSTAGYGGYFAGFNSIPIISKKTGDCVPGIILEVDDSYETYQWYLNGVLIPGATFNTYTPVAAGNYTVKVTAGSCLAVTTPIFKVFTCLQQTAQTIYICGTKVITPTFTNSTQTPVPSTVTILTQPTHGTATINPSTGIITYIPTPGYLGPDVIIYKFCGNAPEFVDCQQITLNLNLVPFVLTDRTVKACQYAGKGFFDLTTANVTDNSVPTTKKYYPTLADLNAFTNEITNPTNYFSGAGFVYVRVTTSEGCTGTAKITLDFYPTPVVNDATLTVCFLGNDETKGNFNLTTAVITNQTPVTKKYYPTFTDASNGTNEIMNSTLYIASDGFVYARVFNSNGCYAIAKINLKVTPPKRSTVLKDKFICIDDRTSLDAGPGYQSYEWSTGATTQSIQGIPVGEYWVILQNNGCFVKQFVSVKKVNDPIITSIEISNNTATIFAEGGTAPYKYAVDTPTNWQDSNVFTNLSRGQHTFYVKDVVDCTPISVEITVPNLLNAITPNGDNVNDFVDYSELAYKGNLTFVIYDRYGNKLFTGDKSNNYKWDGRFSGKGILTGTYWYHINWTEPNAQKTPIKYTGWILVKNRE